In the Paramormyrops kingsleyae isolate MSU_618 chromosome 6, PKINGS_0.4, whole genome shotgun sequence genome, one interval contains:
- the rad54l2 gene encoding helicase ARIP4 isoform X3: protein MRRNIRKILREQQLEAVTKAAQQEELERRKRLEQQRKDFPVPLPELTQGDGVLRLADVPQSISSTPVAKQEVICLDSSASASEDDTGGPVIKAAKDDVIELSSGEDDTPQISDGTNGEEDRAGTPGTEESSGAHVNDTLNQPDADGRVLVNINHPSNERDLYLAPQIARVVKPHQIGGIRFLYDNLVESLERYRTSSGFGCILAHSMGLGKTLQVISFVDILLRHTGAHTVLAIVPVNTLQNWLAEFNMWLPSPEALIPETSPANVLPRTFRVHILNDEHKTMTARAKVIGDWSVEGGVLLMGYEMYRLLSLKKSFATGRKKKSKKPAAPVIIDLDEEDRQQELLKGVEKALSRPGPDVVICDEGHRIKNCHASTSQALKSIRSRRRVVLTGYPLQNNLIEYWCMVDFVRPDFLGTRQEFSNMFERPILNGQCMDSTPQDVRLMRYRSHVLHSLLEGFVQRRGHDVLRCQLPSKQEHVVLVRLSPIQRALYTEFMNRFREAGNSGWLSLNPLKAFCVCCKIWNHPDVLYEALQKENLASEQDLDLDDLNSNRCPAPGLKGKPADSANSRFGVPGIGILHEKANQVITYEWAKDIMANYQTGVLENSAKMVLLFHLIDKSVSQRDKVLVFSQSLSTLSVIEEFLVKRPMPLGKANAEGQSQNWVRNVNYYRLDGSTSASERERLINQFNDPTNDAAWLFLLSTRAGCLGVNLIGASRVVVFDASWNPCHDAQAVCRVYRYGQRKPCYIYRLVCDYTLEKKIYDRQISKQGMSDRVVDDLNPVLNFTRREVESLLHFVEEEPDPHRVHLDTTGDLETVIQQACFLYPHLITKQPFHHDSLLMDRKEMKLTKAEKKAAKKGYEDEKRASVPYTRPSYAHYYPASDQSLTNIPAFSQRNWRPPPRSDEKPVASVRPVQSTPIPMMPRQVSLSSGSSLAGPSSGVHFPVNYLQKAGVFVQKIVTTTDIVIPGSNSSSDVQARISAGESIHVIRGTKGTYIRTGDGRIFAIRAAGKARSGDESAATQRDAQRSSEEPPSNGSNGCVSLDHKHLSPDSLARPVSPSSPEILSELQRYSVRAAEDCGGSKPAGSVMAATPESTSETGSAQADVMGSQPGANATTALDLRGAKRKAPTPPSDERTHGKPASGKRTSGSLALQGFPLTGNYGLPSLGLNPALLGSMGHTMFMGASPPYFQSHGQLGDPRLMFPMTSDPFSVGSSSLPSSSSAASPVSTTSMASSTAAGSTSASLPHFMLNPSMAGILPPGFPLAYGQSLMPEARMYANPLLPGGGLSASSGTTGSSFLSHFPTPSLLGAALRQPDVHTVSENGGSSSDDDVIEVMEQ, encoded by the exons ATGCGAAGGAACATTCG CAAGATCTTGCGAGAGCAACAGTTAGAAGCCGTAACCAAAGCTGCCCAGCAGGAGGAGTTGGAGAGGCGGAAGAGGCTAGAGCAGCAAAGGAAAGACTTCCCAGTGCCTCTCCCAGAGCTCACACAAG GGGATGGTGTTCTGAGGCTGGCAGATGTACCCCAGAGCATATCATCAACCCCGGTCGCTAAGCAGGAGGTGATCTGCCTGGACAGCAGTGCCAGCGCCAGCGAGGATGATACCGGGGGTCCGGTGATCAAGGCCGCCAAGGATG ATGTGATCGAGCTGAGCTCCGGAGAGGATGACACCCCGCAGATCAGTGATGGTACCAACGGGGAGGAAGACAGGGCGGGGACACCGGGCACCGAGGAGAGCAGCGGGGCCCATGTCAACGACACACTCAACCAGCCCGACGCAGATGGCCGAGTCCTGGTCAACATCAACCACCCCTCCAACGAGAGGGACCTCTACCTGGCTCCACAGATCGCCAGGGTGGTCAAGCCCCACCAG ATCGGCGGGATCCGCTTCCTCTACGATAACCTGGTGGAATCGCTGGAGAGGTACAGGACCAGCAGCGGCTTTGGCTGCATCCTGGCCCACAGCATGGGCCTGGGCAAAACTCTGCAGGTCATCTCCTTCGTCGACATCCTGCTTCGCCACACCGGAGCTCACACTGTGCTGGCTATTGTCCCG GTGAACACGCTACAGAACTGGCTCGCGGAATTCAACATGTGGCTGCCTTCCCCTGAAGCCCTGATCCCAGAGACCAGCCCCGCCAACGTGTTGCCTCGGACCTTCAGAGTGCACATCCTTAACGATGAGCATAA GACCATGACCGCTCGTGCCAAGGTGATAGGCGATTGGTCAGTGGAGGGTGGTGTGCTCCTCATGGGGTACGAGATGTACCGCCTGCTGTCACTGAAGAAGAGCTTCGCCACCGGACGTAAGAAGAAGTCCAAGAAGCCGGCGGCACCGGTCATCATTGATCTGGACGAAGAAGACCGGCAGCAGGAGCTGCTGAAAG GCGTGGAGAAAGCCCTGTCGCGGCCGGGCCCGGACGTGGTGATATGTGACGAGGGCCACCGTATCAAGAACTGCCACGCCAGCACGTCTCAGGCGCTGAAGAGCATCCGGTCGCGGCGACGTGTGGTGCTAACCGGCTACCCGCTGCAGAACAACCTCATCGAGTACTGGTGCATGGTGGACTTTGTGCGGCCTGACTTCCTGGGCACGCGGCAGGAGTTCAGCAACATGTTCGAGCGACCCATCCTCAACGGGCAGTGCATGGACAGCACGCCACAGGACGTGCGCCTCATGCGTTACCGCAGCCACGTGCTGCACAGCCTGCTGGAGGGCTTTGTGCAGCG GCGAGGGCACGATGTGCTGAGGTGCCAGCTCCCCTCCAAGCAAGAGCATGTGGTTCTGGTGCGCCTGTCGCCCATCCAGCGGGCTCTGTACACCGAGTTCATGAACCGCTTCCGGGAGGCCGGGAACAGCGGTTGGCTGAGCCTCAACCCGCTCAAGGCTTTCTGTGTCTGCTGCAAG ATCTGGAACCACCCAGATGTTCTGTATGAAGCCCTGCAGAAGGAGAACCTGGCCAGTGAGCAGGACCTCGACCTGGATGACCTCAACAGTAACCGGTGCCCTGCGCCCGGCCTGAAAGGGAAGCCGGCGGACTCGGCTAACAGCAGGTTTGGCGTGCCTGGGATCGGCATCCTGCACGAGAAAGCCAACCAAGTCATCACGTACGAATGG GCAAAGGATATCATGGCCAACTACCAAACCGGGGTTCTGGAGAACTCTGCAAAGATGGTGCTGCTATTTCACCTGATCGACAAGAGCGTCAGCCAGAGGGACAAAGTTCTGGTCTTCAG TCAGAGCTTGTCTACGCTGTCCGTAATCGAGGAGTTCCTGGTCAAAAGGCCGATGCCTCTAGGCAAAGCTAATGCAGAGGGCCAGAGCCAGAACTGGGTTCGCAACGTCAACTACTATA GGCTGGATGGGAGCACGTCGGCATCTGAGAGAGAGCGTCTCATCAATCAGTTCAACGACCCCACGAATGATGCAGCTTGGCTGTTCTTGCTCTCCACCAG GGCAGGCTGCCTTGGCGTGAACCTGATCGGGGCCAGCCGGGTGGTGGTGTTCGACGCCTCATGGAACCCGTGCCACGACGCACAGGCCGTCTGCAGGGTGTACCGATATGGCCAGAGGAAGCCCTGTTACATTTACCGCCTGGTGTGTGACTACACCTTGGAGAAGAAAATCTATGACCGGCAGATTTCCAAGCAGGGCATGTCCG ACCGAGTGGTTGATGATCTGAACCCGGTGCTGAATTTCACTCGCCGGGAGGTGGAGTCCTTGCTGCACTTTGTGGAGGAAGAGCCTGATCCTCACCGGGTTCACCTAGACACCACAGGAGACCTGGAGACGGTCATCCAGCAGGCCTGCTTCCTCTACCCCCATCTCATCACCAAG CAACCCTTCCACCACGATTCGCTCCTGATGGACCGCAAGGAAATGAAGCTCACCAAAGCGGAGAAGAAGGCCGCTAAGAAGGGCTATGAGGACGAGAAGCGTGCCTCTGTGCCCTACACAAGGCCCTCGTACGCGCACTACTACCCAGCCAGCGACCAGAGCCTCACCAACATCCCCGCCTTCAGCCAACGCAACTG GCGGCCTCCACCGCGGTCAGACGAGAAGCCAGTAGCTAGTGTCCGCCCAGTCCAGTCCACTCCTATTCCCATGATGCCTCGGCAGGTGTCCCTGAGCTCAGGGTCCTCATTGGCTGGCCCTAGTTCAGGTGTCCACTTTCCTGTCAACTACCTCCAGAAGGCTGGTGTTTTTGTACAGAAGATCGTCACCACCACAG aCATTGTGATTCCAGGAAGCAACAGCAGCTCGGATGTCCAGGCACGCATCAGTGCCGGAGAGAGCATTCACGTGATCAGAGGCACCAAAG GGACCTACATCCGAACAGGCGATGGGAGGATCTTTGCCATTCGTGCAGCGGGGAAGGCGAGATCAGGAGATGAGAGCGCAGCCACACAGCGAG ATGCTCAGAGGTCATCCGAGGAGCCACCCAGCAACGGCAGTAACGGCTGCGTCTCCCTCGACCATAAGCACTTGAGCCCGGACAGCTTGGCGCGGCCCGTGTCTCCCAGCAGCCCCGAGATCCTCAGTGAGCTGCAGAGATACAGCGTCAGGGCCGCTGAAGACTGTGGAGGCAGTAAGCCGGCAGGGTCGGTGATGGCGGCGACGCCGGAGAGCACCAGCGAGACAGGCAGCGCCCAGGCCGATGTGATGGGCTCACAGCCAGGGGCAAACGCTACCACAGCGCTGGACCTGCGGGGCGCCAAGCGCAAGGCCCCCACGCCACCCTCTGACGAGCGCACCCATGGCAAGCCGGCCTCCGGCAAACGGACCTCCGGGTCCCTGGCGCTACAGGGCTTCCCGCTCACCGGCAACTACGGCCTTCCGTCCCTGGGTCTCAACCCGGCGTTGTTGGGCTCCATGGGCCACACCATGTTCATGGGAGCCAGCCCACCCTACTTCCAGTCGCATGGCCAGTTGGGCGACCCGCGCCTTATGTTTcccatgacctctgaccctttCAGCGTGGGCAGCAGCAGCCTGCCCAGCTCATCCTCGGCGGCATCCCCGGTGTCCACCACCTCCATGGCGTCCTCCACTGCTGCTGGGTCCACGTCGGCCTCCCTGCCCCACTTTATGCTCAACCCCAGTATGGCCGGAATACTCCCACCCGGATTCCCCCTGGCCTATGGCCAGTCACTGATGCCTGAGGCCAGAATGTACGCGAACCCGCTGCTCCCAGGCGGGGGACTCTCTGCCTCCTCAGGTACTACAGGGTCCAGCTTCCTCTCACATTTTCCTACCCCTAGCCTCCTGGGAGCAGCACTGAGGCAGCCGGACGTGCACACGGTCTCAGAAAACGGAGGCAGCAGCTCTGACGATGACGTGATCGAGGTGATGGAACAATGA
- the rad54l2 gene encoding helicase ARIP4 isoform X1 — MSEEAISGSDLEPDLNSEEEEEDLEEEEMEEEDDENDGDDEEDGVEHPQGTSFSTENEAQGGDTLGWQGTPPSTSPSGEASSRPSSRPSSQPDSHSSVSLGSTKKRISKPAHMRRNIRKILREQQLEAVTKAAQQEELERRKRLEQQRKDFPVPLPELTQGDGVLRLADVPQSISSTPVAKQEVICLDSSASASEDDTGGPVIKAAKDDVIELSSGEDDTPQISDGTNGEEDRAGTPGTEESSGAHVNDTLNQPDADGRVLVNINHPSNERDLYLAPQIARVVKPHQIGGIRFLYDNLVESLERYRTSSGFGCILAHSMGLGKTLQVISFVDILLRHTGAHTVLAIVPVNTLQNWLAEFNMWLPSPEALIPETSPANVLPRTFRVHILNDEHKTMTARAKVIGDWSVEGGVLLMGYEMYRLLSLKKSFATGRKKKSKKPAAPVIIDLDEEDRQQELLKGVEKALSRPGPDVVICDEGHRIKNCHASTSQALKSIRSRRRVVLTGYPLQNNLIEYWCMVDFVRPDFLGTRQEFSNMFERPILNGQCMDSTPQDVRLMRYRSHVLHSLLEGFVQRRGHDVLRCQLPSKQEHVVLVRLSPIQRALYTEFMNRFREAGNSGWLSLNPLKAFCVCCKIWNHPDVLYEALQKENLASEQDLDLDDLNSNRCPAPGLKGKPADSANSRFGVPGIGILHEKANQVITYEWAKDIMANYQTGVLENSAKMVLLFHLIDKSVSQRDKVLVFSQSLSTLSVIEEFLVKRPMPLGKANAEGQSQNWVRNVNYYRLDGSTSASERERLINQFNDPTNDAAWLFLLSTRAGCLGVNLIGASRVVVFDASWNPCHDAQAVCRVYRYGQRKPCYIYRLVCDYTLEKKIYDRQISKQGMSDRVVDDLNPVLNFTRREVESLLHFVEEEPDPHRVHLDTTGDLETVIQQACFLYPHLITKQPFHHDSLLMDRKEMKLTKAEKKAAKKGYEDEKRASVPYTRPSYAHYYPASDQSLTNIPAFSQRNWRPPPRSDEKPVASVRPVQSTPIPMMPRQVSLSSGSSLAGPSSGVHFPVNYLQKAGVFVQKIVTTTDIVIPGSNSSSDVQARISAGESIHVIRGTKGTYIRTGDGRIFAIRAAGKARSGDESAATQRDAQRSSEEPPSNGSNGCVSLDHKHLSPDSLARPVSPSSPEILSELQRYSVRAAEDCGGSKPAGSVMAATPESTSETGSAQADVMGSQPGANATTALDLRGAKRKAPTPPSDERTHGKPASGKRTSGSLALQGFPLTGNYGLPSLGLNPALLGSMGHTMFMGASPPYFQSHGQLGDPRLMFPMTSDPFSVGSSSLPSSSSAASPVSTTSMASSTAAGSTSASLPHFMLNPSMAGILPPGFPLAYGQSLMPEARMYANPLLPGGGLSASSGTTGSSFLSHFPTPSLLGAALRQPDVHTVSENGGSSSDDDVIEVMEQ, encoded by the exons AGCATCCTCAGGGGACCTCTTTCAGCACAGAGAATGAAGCCCAGGGAGGGGACACCTTGGGGTGGCAGGGCACCCCACCATCTACCTCACCGTCAGGAGAGGCCTCATCGCGGCCCTCATCACGGCCCTCCTCCCAGCCAGACAGCCACAGCTCGGTCTCCCTTGGCAGCACCAAGAAGAGGATCTCTAAGCCTGCTCATATGCGAAGGAACATTCG CAAGATCTTGCGAGAGCAACAGTTAGAAGCCGTAACCAAAGCTGCCCAGCAGGAGGAGTTGGAGAGGCGGAAGAGGCTAGAGCAGCAAAGGAAAGACTTCCCAGTGCCTCTCCCAGAGCTCACACAAG GGGATGGTGTTCTGAGGCTGGCAGATGTACCCCAGAGCATATCATCAACCCCGGTCGCTAAGCAGGAGGTGATCTGCCTGGACAGCAGTGCCAGCGCCAGCGAGGATGATACCGGGGGTCCGGTGATCAAGGCCGCCAAGGATG ATGTGATCGAGCTGAGCTCCGGAGAGGATGACACCCCGCAGATCAGTGATGGTACCAACGGGGAGGAAGACAGGGCGGGGACACCGGGCACCGAGGAGAGCAGCGGGGCCCATGTCAACGACACACTCAACCAGCCCGACGCAGATGGCCGAGTCCTGGTCAACATCAACCACCCCTCCAACGAGAGGGACCTCTACCTGGCTCCACAGATCGCCAGGGTGGTCAAGCCCCACCAG ATCGGCGGGATCCGCTTCCTCTACGATAACCTGGTGGAATCGCTGGAGAGGTACAGGACCAGCAGCGGCTTTGGCTGCATCCTGGCCCACAGCATGGGCCTGGGCAAAACTCTGCAGGTCATCTCCTTCGTCGACATCCTGCTTCGCCACACCGGAGCTCACACTGTGCTGGCTATTGTCCCG GTGAACACGCTACAGAACTGGCTCGCGGAATTCAACATGTGGCTGCCTTCCCCTGAAGCCCTGATCCCAGAGACCAGCCCCGCCAACGTGTTGCCTCGGACCTTCAGAGTGCACATCCTTAACGATGAGCATAA GACCATGACCGCTCGTGCCAAGGTGATAGGCGATTGGTCAGTGGAGGGTGGTGTGCTCCTCATGGGGTACGAGATGTACCGCCTGCTGTCACTGAAGAAGAGCTTCGCCACCGGACGTAAGAAGAAGTCCAAGAAGCCGGCGGCACCGGTCATCATTGATCTGGACGAAGAAGACCGGCAGCAGGAGCTGCTGAAAG GCGTGGAGAAAGCCCTGTCGCGGCCGGGCCCGGACGTGGTGATATGTGACGAGGGCCACCGTATCAAGAACTGCCACGCCAGCACGTCTCAGGCGCTGAAGAGCATCCGGTCGCGGCGACGTGTGGTGCTAACCGGCTACCCGCTGCAGAACAACCTCATCGAGTACTGGTGCATGGTGGACTTTGTGCGGCCTGACTTCCTGGGCACGCGGCAGGAGTTCAGCAACATGTTCGAGCGACCCATCCTCAACGGGCAGTGCATGGACAGCACGCCACAGGACGTGCGCCTCATGCGTTACCGCAGCCACGTGCTGCACAGCCTGCTGGAGGGCTTTGTGCAGCG GCGAGGGCACGATGTGCTGAGGTGCCAGCTCCCCTCCAAGCAAGAGCATGTGGTTCTGGTGCGCCTGTCGCCCATCCAGCGGGCTCTGTACACCGAGTTCATGAACCGCTTCCGGGAGGCCGGGAACAGCGGTTGGCTGAGCCTCAACCCGCTCAAGGCTTTCTGTGTCTGCTGCAAG ATCTGGAACCACCCAGATGTTCTGTATGAAGCCCTGCAGAAGGAGAACCTGGCCAGTGAGCAGGACCTCGACCTGGATGACCTCAACAGTAACCGGTGCCCTGCGCCCGGCCTGAAAGGGAAGCCGGCGGACTCGGCTAACAGCAGGTTTGGCGTGCCTGGGATCGGCATCCTGCACGAGAAAGCCAACCAAGTCATCACGTACGAATGG GCAAAGGATATCATGGCCAACTACCAAACCGGGGTTCTGGAGAACTCTGCAAAGATGGTGCTGCTATTTCACCTGATCGACAAGAGCGTCAGCCAGAGGGACAAAGTTCTGGTCTTCAG TCAGAGCTTGTCTACGCTGTCCGTAATCGAGGAGTTCCTGGTCAAAAGGCCGATGCCTCTAGGCAAAGCTAATGCAGAGGGCCAGAGCCAGAACTGGGTTCGCAACGTCAACTACTATA GGCTGGATGGGAGCACGTCGGCATCTGAGAGAGAGCGTCTCATCAATCAGTTCAACGACCCCACGAATGATGCAGCTTGGCTGTTCTTGCTCTCCACCAG GGCAGGCTGCCTTGGCGTGAACCTGATCGGGGCCAGCCGGGTGGTGGTGTTCGACGCCTCATGGAACCCGTGCCACGACGCACAGGCCGTCTGCAGGGTGTACCGATATGGCCAGAGGAAGCCCTGTTACATTTACCGCCTGGTGTGTGACTACACCTTGGAGAAGAAAATCTATGACCGGCAGATTTCCAAGCAGGGCATGTCCG ACCGAGTGGTTGATGATCTGAACCCGGTGCTGAATTTCACTCGCCGGGAGGTGGAGTCCTTGCTGCACTTTGTGGAGGAAGAGCCTGATCCTCACCGGGTTCACCTAGACACCACAGGAGACCTGGAGACGGTCATCCAGCAGGCCTGCTTCCTCTACCCCCATCTCATCACCAAG CAACCCTTCCACCACGATTCGCTCCTGATGGACCGCAAGGAAATGAAGCTCACCAAAGCGGAGAAGAAGGCCGCTAAGAAGGGCTATGAGGACGAGAAGCGTGCCTCTGTGCCCTACACAAGGCCCTCGTACGCGCACTACTACCCAGCCAGCGACCAGAGCCTCACCAACATCCCCGCCTTCAGCCAACGCAACTG GCGGCCTCCACCGCGGTCAGACGAGAAGCCAGTAGCTAGTGTCCGCCCAGTCCAGTCCACTCCTATTCCCATGATGCCTCGGCAGGTGTCCCTGAGCTCAGGGTCCTCATTGGCTGGCCCTAGTTCAGGTGTCCACTTTCCTGTCAACTACCTCCAGAAGGCTGGTGTTTTTGTACAGAAGATCGTCACCACCACAG aCATTGTGATTCCAGGAAGCAACAGCAGCTCGGATGTCCAGGCACGCATCAGTGCCGGAGAGAGCATTCACGTGATCAGAGGCACCAAAG GGACCTACATCCGAACAGGCGATGGGAGGATCTTTGCCATTCGTGCAGCGGGGAAGGCGAGATCAGGAGATGAGAGCGCAGCCACACAGCGAG ATGCTCAGAGGTCATCCGAGGAGCCACCCAGCAACGGCAGTAACGGCTGCGTCTCCCTCGACCATAAGCACTTGAGCCCGGACAGCTTGGCGCGGCCCGTGTCTCCCAGCAGCCCCGAGATCCTCAGTGAGCTGCAGAGATACAGCGTCAGGGCCGCTGAAGACTGTGGAGGCAGTAAGCCGGCAGGGTCGGTGATGGCGGCGACGCCGGAGAGCACCAGCGAGACAGGCAGCGCCCAGGCCGATGTGATGGGCTCACAGCCAGGGGCAAACGCTACCACAGCGCTGGACCTGCGGGGCGCCAAGCGCAAGGCCCCCACGCCACCCTCTGACGAGCGCACCCATGGCAAGCCGGCCTCCGGCAAACGGACCTCCGGGTCCCTGGCGCTACAGGGCTTCCCGCTCACCGGCAACTACGGCCTTCCGTCCCTGGGTCTCAACCCGGCGTTGTTGGGCTCCATGGGCCACACCATGTTCATGGGAGCCAGCCCACCCTACTTCCAGTCGCATGGCCAGTTGGGCGACCCGCGCCTTATGTTTcccatgacctctgaccctttCAGCGTGGGCAGCAGCAGCCTGCCCAGCTCATCCTCGGCGGCATCCCCGGTGTCCACCACCTCCATGGCGTCCTCCACTGCTGCTGGGTCCACGTCGGCCTCCCTGCCCCACTTTATGCTCAACCCCAGTATGGCCGGAATACTCCCACCCGGATTCCCCCTGGCCTATGGCCAGTCACTGATGCCTGAGGCCAGAATGTACGCGAACCCGCTGCTCCCAGGCGGGGGACTCTCTGCCTCCTCAGGTACTACAGGGTCCAGCTTCCTCTCACATTTTCCTACCCCTAGCCTCCTGGGAGCAGCACTGAGGCAGCCGGACGTGCACACGGTCTCAGAAAACGGAGGCAGCAGCTCTGACGATGACGTGATCGAGGTGATGGAACAATGA